TACATCAATAACCACCGTTTTTTTCATAACAATATTCTCCGGTTCAGGATAATTCTAACTGTTGTAAAACCCACTTCATTTCTCTTGCAATAGACGTGCCCATTTCCTGTTTTAAGCCAGCCGGCAGTACTTCCCAGGTATAGGTTTCCACTTCCAGGTGAAAACTGAAAGGTTTAGCTGCCTGCCGTGCTAAAACACGGCTGATATCATCACGGGTGGAAGTTAGCACGCCAAAGTCCTGCACAAACACCGGCACATGATAATGCGCGCGCCATTCTTCTACTGCAGGATTCTCTGCATCTGCCAGTGCCTGCGGCATATCCGGATAATGGATCTTTTTATTATCAGTGGTACGGGCAATTACCTGGTGTAAATAAACCGGTTCGTTGAACTCTGAAAATGCTGCAATGGTAGCCTGCCTGCCGCCATCTTTTCCTAAGATACCTTTCAAAGCCGCACTGATCTGTACTTTCCCGGTTTTCAACCCGAAATAATGCAAACGCTCCAATACCACCAGCGGATCTTCATAAGACACGGCAAAGTGGCAAACATCATAGCACAGCTGCACATGTTGTTTGATCGCCGCAATCGCTTCTTCCTCCGTCATGCCAAACTTATCGCTGAACATGATCACACCGGCAGGTAACAGATGCTGGAAATACCAATCGATATATTCTTTTGAATTCTCCAGCATGCCATCCGGCTCCGGTTCTACATCCAGGTGCATCAAAGGTCCGCCGCCGCGATGTGTTTTAATGAGTTGTTCTACCACCAGCAGCATGTTCAGTGTAGCGCTTTCCATCACCGACTGATGTTCTTCCTGGCAACGCAGCCAGTATTTGTAAGATAAAGGAGAAGTAGAGATACCGCCTTCCATTCCTGCCGGCAACAATGATGCGAGAATGCGGAACAGCCGGATCGTATAAGCCACACGTTCCGCTGTTGTCCAATCCGGTGTATGCACCTGGTCTTTTACCACTTCATGATGAAATCCGCCGTAAGGGAAACCGTTCATTGTAAATACGTAACAGTCTTCCGCTTTCAGCCATTCCTGGAATTCTTTCAGTGCTGGTTCTTTGGACAGTTCAAGACTAGCCAGGTTACTCAACCGCAGGCCTATTCCGAATGGAGCATCAGGAGACACCTTGGCCTTTACGGCAGGGATGTGTGTTTTTAATTGAGAAAAATGTTCTCCCCAGTTTTCACCTGCATGAATGTTAGTACAATACGTGAGGTGTCCGTATGGAGTTTGCATGATCTTATATATTTTCCTTCAAACTAAGATAAGGGATATCACCATTTATCGCGCAGCATATTTACCGCCTTGCGTAAAATCGCCAGGTCGATCGAATGCACTTCCTGCCCTTTGCCGATAGCACGAAGCAGCGAGATGGTCAATTGGCCGCCAAGATGTTCTCTGAACTCTTCCAGCCCGGCAACAATCGCAGATTGATCATCTTCAATTTCCAGCAACGGATGGTATAAAGGGAGCCGCAACTCTTTTAGTAATTTGATGATACGGTCCAGCGAATCCGCATCCAGCATTCCTGTTAACCAGGAATACACACTATCGAGTGCTATGCCGATAGAAACCGCTTCCCCATGGCGCAATTCAAAATCAGTGAGTTGTTCCAGTTTGTGCGCACTCCAGTGGCCAAAATCCAAAGGACGGGAAGATCCACTTTCAAACGGATCGCCCGCACCTCCGATATGTGCCATATGTAATTCCGCACAACGGCGGATCAGGTATTGCAAACTGGCAGGATCTGCCTGCGTTAGTAAAGCTGCATGTGATTCCATCCAGTCAAAAAATCCCGCATCTTTTATCAACGCTACTTTAACTGCTTCTACCATGCCTGAACGCCAATCCCTTTCATCCAGCGTGGAAAGAAAAGCCGCATCATTAAATACGGCAGCAGGCGGTGCAAATGTTCCGAGGAAGTTTTTCTTACCGTGATAATTGATCCCATTCTTCACACCTACACCGGAATCATTCTGGGAAAGAACAGTGGTAGGGATACGGATATGTTTAACCCCGCGATGGCTCACGGCTGCCACATAACCCACCAGGTCCAGTACAGACCCTCCGCCAATACCCACTACGTAGGAATGACGGTCTATAGCATGCTGGTCCAGTGTATTCACCAGCCAGTAAAATAATTGCAGATCATTTTTGGAGGCTTCTCCACCAGGCACTACTATAATATCCTGGATCAGTTCAAAACCATCTATATTTTCAAAATAAGCGGTGATCTGATCCTGCAGGTAATCGTGATGTTTGGTTACACCATCGTCTACAATAAATAATAACTTCTTCCGGATGCCTTTCTCTGCACGTGATTCCAGGAAGTTTGCAAAATCTGTATTTGCGGTATCAAAGATCTTTTCAGTGAAGAAGACCTTGTATTCAAACTGAACACTAAATGACTGCTGAATGTACGACATAGCTATTCTTTCCCTTCCTTTTCCTGGTAATATTTTTAACCATTAAATGTACAAAAAAGGGCAAATATCCTTTGCAGATTTATTATTAACGGTCAGGTAACCGCAAAGGCTTTGGAGAGCAAAAAGGAGAGCGGAAGGAACACCAATACGGCCAAAGCATAGGGGAAAGGAGCAAAAGCAGCCACCCATGCAGCATTCATGGCAATTAATCCAATAATGCCGCCCCGCACTGCCTTTCCGATATTTGGCCCGGTAGGTTCTTTCATGGCAGCCAGTAAAGGCCGCATGATCATCCAGATAAATACCAGCAGGAAGGGGATCACTTCAAAGAATTTGTGATTCAATCCTCCCAGCACAAAAATGGTCGTATATACAATGCCGTATCCCAGTGCGGCATACATCAATGTTCGTTTTTTTCCGCCATGTACTTCATCCCTGCTGATCATGGTAATGGCAGCAATGTACAATACCGGCAGCGCTGCCAGCCAGCCATACTTTTCAAGGGCCTGCGGAATAATGCTCATGCCCAGCAACAGGTTCAATCCTCTGCAAAGCCCCATGTTCACAGGTCCCAGCAGGTTATGATGTTTGCCCCATTTATTATATACCAAAGCCGCCACAGCAATGCCTATAGCCAGGAAGCCGGATAATTCCCCTACAGTGAAAGCAGCCAGTACACCCAGTAATAACAAATAACTCCCTAAAACCACCGCTTCTGTACGGGAGATAATTCCGCTGGGAATGGGCCTTTCAGGACGTTCCACCCTGTCCAGCGCTGCATCAAAAACATCGTTAAAAACTACGCCACCACCATAAAGGCCAATGGTAGCAATGGCCATACAGGTAACCTGCAGGATGGCTTGCACATCCCCTAAACCTGTTGCCAAAAATCCTGAAATAGCAATCCCTGCCAGTATATCTGTTATAGCTGTTAGTATGTTCGCGGGTCGCATCAGTCGCAAATAGCCGATCAGTTTGCTGAAGATATAGTTCACGTTTTTCAGATAGGTTTATTCATAAAAACAATGGTAATTCAATAGGCTGCGCTACCGGATAATGGTAGATTGTTTATTGGGCCTTGGTTGCTGGCCTCCCCGAAGAACAGTGCTGCCATTATATTTCAGGCTCTGGTCAACAGGAATAACATTTTCAAAATCAGCTTCGTTGATCTGGCCGCTTTGTGCAAATGCCGTGATGGCATTACGGTAAGTGACTAATTCTATCGCTGCTTTATCTATTCCGCGTTCCAGCATCAATGCCGCTGTTTTAGGCACTGCCAGCGGATCGCTGATACCCCAGTCTGCAGCAGAATTTACCATGATACGTTCTGTTCCATATTGCTTCACGATCTCTACCATCCTTTCATTTCCCATTTTTGTAAAAGGGTAAATGGTGAAGGCTGCCCAGAAACCCCTGTCCAGTACTTCTTTTACCGTTTCTTCATTATTATGATCTACGATCACCATGTAAGGATCAAGGCCCATTTCAATCGCAATATCCATACTGCGTTGTGTACCTTGTTTTTTATCCCTGTGTGGTGTATGGATCTGTACCGGCAGCCCTGCATCCTTTGCCAGTTGCAGTTGTGCACGGTAATATTTTTCTTCCAGCGCGGTCTGATCATCGAAACCTATCTCCCCGATACCTACCACACCTTCTTTATAAATGAAGAGCGGTAAGATCTCCATCACCTGCTCACTCAGTTTTTCATTATTCGCTTCTTTGGAGTTCAATCCGATGGTGCAATAATGTTTGATCCCGAATTGCGAAGAGCGGAAACGCTCCCAGCCAACAAGGCTGCTATAATAATCCCGGAAAGTATCCACGCCGGTCCTCGGCTGGCCTAACCAGAATGCGGGTTCTATCAAAGCAACTACCCCTGCATCCGCCATGGCCTGATAATCATCCGTTGTACGGGAAGTCATATGCACATGCGGATCAAAAAAACGCATGCCTTTTATGGCTTCCAGGTAGGCAGGATTTATAGATTGGGGAACCAGGTCTTTTTCCGTCAGTTCAGCACTACAACACATATGATTTACAAATTACAATTGTTGTTAAATTAATAAAA
This DNA window, taken from Chitinophaga niabensis, encodes the following:
- the eboE gene encoding metabolite traffic protein EboE; the protein is MQTPYGHLTYCTNIHAGENWGEHFSQLKTHIPAVKAKVSPDAPFGIGLRLSNLASLELSKEPALKEFQEWLKAEDCYVFTMNGFPYGGFHHEVVKDQVHTPDWTTAERVAYTIRLFRILASLLPAGMEGGISTSPLSYKYWLRCQEEHQSVMESATLNMLLVVEQLIKTHRGGGPLMHLDVEPEPDGMLENSKEYIDWYFQHLLPAGVIMFSDKFGMTEEEAIAAIKQHVQLCYDVCHFAVSYEDPLVVLERLHYFGLKTGKVQISAALKGILGKDGGRQATIAAFSEFNEPVYLHQVIARTTDNKKIHYPDMPQALADAENPAVEEWRAHYHVPVFVQDFGVLTSTRDDISRVLARQAAKPFSFHLEVETYTWEVLPAGLKQEMGTSIAREMKWVLQQLELS
- the eboC gene encoding UbiA-like protein EboC (EboC, a homolog the polyprenyltransferase UbiA, belongs to system of proteins involved in the trafficking of precursor metabolites to an extracytoplasmic compartment so that the biosynthesis of certain natural products, such as scytonemin, can be completed.), translated to MNYIFSKLIGYLRLMRPANILTAITDILAGIAISGFLATGLGDVQAILQVTCMAIATIGLYGGGVVFNDVFDAALDRVERPERPIPSGIISRTEAVVLGSYLLLLGVLAAFTVGELSGFLAIGIAVAALVYNKWGKHHNLLGPVNMGLCRGLNLLLGMSIIPQALEKYGWLAALPVLYIAAITMISRDEVHGGKKRTLMYAALGYGIVYTTIFVLGGLNHKFFEVIPFLLVFIWMIMRPLLAAMKEPTGPNIGKAVRGGIIGLIAMNAAWVAAFAPFPYALAVLVFLPLSFLLSKAFAVT
- a CDS encoding TatD family hydrolase yields the protein MCCSAELTEKDLVPQSINPAYLEAIKGMRFFDPHVHMTSRTTDDYQAMADAGVVALIEPAFWLGQPRTGVDTFRDYYSSLVGWERFRSSQFGIKHYCTIGLNSKEANNEKLSEQVMEILPLFIYKEGVVGIGEIGFDDQTALEEKYYRAQLQLAKDAGLPVQIHTPHRDKKQGTQRSMDIAIEMGLDPYMVIVDHNNEETVKEVLDRGFWAAFTIYPFTKMGNERMVEIVKQYGTERIMVNSAADWGISDPLAVPKTAALMLERGIDKAAIELVTYRNAITAFAQSGQINEADFENVIPVDQSLKYNGSTVLRGGQQPRPNKQSTIIR
- a CDS encoding 3-dehydroquinate synthase, which encodes MSYIQQSFSVQFEYKVFFTEKIFDTANTDFANFLESRAEKGIRKKLLFIVDDGVTKHHDYLQDQITAYFENIDGFELIQDIIVVPGGEASKNDLQLFYWLVNTLDQHAIDRHSYVVGIGGGSVLDLVGYVAAVSHRGVKHIRIPTTVLSQNDSGVGVKNGINYHGKKNFLGTFAPPAAVFNDAAFLSTLDERDWRSGMVEAVKVALIKDAGFFDWMESHAALLTQADPASLQYLIRRCAELHMAHIGGAGDPFESGSSRPLDFGHWSAHKLEQLTDFELRHGEAVSIGIALDSVYSWLTGMLDADSLDRIIKLLKELRLPLYHPLLEIEDDQSAIVAGLEEFREHLGGQLTISLLRAIGKGQEVHSIDLAILRKAVNMLRDKW